A single window of Streptomyces sp. NBC_00464 DNA harbors:
- the tnpA gene encoding IS200/IS605 family transposase yields MSPRWEPNPDLRRGRTVVSTLHAHLVFTPKYRRGPFTDEILVRCEEIMRDVCTDFGAELTEFNGETDHVHLLVHYPPKIALSRLVGSLKGVSARRLRQEFPAHIRRYLWGDHFWSPSYFAASAGGAPLKVIKEYIENQKRPG; encoded by the coding sequence ATGTCACCTCGATGGGAACCAAACCCCGATCTGAGGAGGGGTAGAACAGTTGTCTCCACCCTCCACGCGCACTTGGTCTTCACCCCGAAGTACCGACGCGGCCCCTTCACCGACGAGATCCTCGTCCGATGCGAGGAGATCATGCGGGACGTCTGCACCGACTTCGGCGCTGAGCTGACCGAGTTCAACGGCGAAACCGACCACGTCCATCTCCTGGTCCACTATCCCCCCAAGATCGCACTGTCCCGGCTGGTCGGCTCCCTCAAGGGCGTCTCCGCCCGCCGACTGCGCCAGGAGTTCCCCGCCCACATCCGCCGCTACCTATGGGGCGACCACTTCTGGTCCCCGTCCTACTTCGCCGCTTCCGCCGGTGGGGCTCCACTCAAAGTGATCAAGGAGTACATCGAGAACCAGAAGCGCCCCGGCTGA